The following proteins are co-located in the Microbulbifer sp. VAAF005 genome:
- a CDS encoding MmcQ/YjbR family DNA-binding protein, producing MQKGTLREYLLSRPEAIEDFPFGPDVAVFKIKGRMFATLSCYRGVDASNLKCDPDEAQALRDIFSGVIPGYHMNKKHWNTVLLDGTVPDYEIERMVDRSYGLVVKGLRKLERESLELAYGAELLYR from the coding sequence ATGCAGAAAGGCACTTTGAGAGAGTATTTACTATCGCGACCGGAAGCTATCGAGGATTTTCCTTTTGGCCCGGATGTAGCGGTATTTAAGATTAAGGGGCGCATGTTTGCTACCTTAAGCTGTTACCGCGGGGTGGACGCCAGTAATCTTAAGTGCGATCCCGATGAAGCCCAGGCCTTAAGGGACATCTTTTCCGGTGTTATCCCGGGTTACCATATGAACAAGAAACACTGGAATACGGTGTTGTTGGATGGCACAGTGCCGGATTATGAGATTGAGCGAATGGTAGATCGCTCATATGGCCTGGTGGTTAAGGGGCTTCGCAAGCTTGAGCGGGAGTCCCTGGAACTGGCCTATGGAGCGGAGCTGCTCTACCGTTAG
- the trxA gene encoding thioredoxin: protein MNEFIVDVTAENAQQILIEESMKRPVVVDFWADWCEPCKQLMPVLEKLANEYSGQFLLAKVNADTEQMLAGQLGVRSLPTVMVLKDGQPVDGFAGVQPETQIREMLDKYLPKPWDIKLQQAQALIGEDKVAEALPLLRQAYTESSERTDIAKQLAAILLDQNRAQEAETVLSKILLADQDAEYQQLMAQLELKQQAAETPEIQALQKALEENPADSDSAYQLAVQYSQANRHEEALQLLLDILRKDMGFADGAAKQTFLDIVKSLGAGDPVATQYQRKLMTMMF from the coding sequence GTGAACGAATTTATTGTCGATGTAACGGCAGAGAACGCCCAGCAAATTCTGATTGAAGAGTCCATGAAGCGCCCGGTAGTGGTGGACTTTTGGGCCGATTGGTGTGAGCCGTGCAAGCAGTTGATGCCGGTGTTGGAAAAACTGGCCAATGAGTATAGCGGTCAGTTTTTATTGGCGAAGGTCAATGCAGATACCGAGCAAATGCTGGCGGGTCAGCTGGGTGTACGCAGCTTGCCCACGGTAATGGTTTTAAAAGATGGCCAGCCGGTAGATGGCTTTGCCGGTGTGCAGCCAGAGACACAGATTCGTGAGATGCTGGATAAGTATCTGCCAAAACCCTGGGACATAAAGTTGCAGCAGGCACAGGCGTTAATCGGTGAAGATAAAGTGGCGGAAGCCCTGCCTTTGTTGCGTCAGGCTTATACGGAATCGTCTGAACGCACTGATATCGCCAAACAACTGGCTGCTATCTTGCTCGACCAAAACCGTGCCCAGGAAGCGGAGACTGTGCTCAGTAAAATTCTGCTGGCAGATCAGGACGCGGAATACCAGCAGCTGATGGCTCAATTGGAGCTGAAGCAACAGGCAGCGGAAACTCCAGAAATTCAGGCTCTGCAAAAGGCGCTGGAAGAAAACCCTGCGGATAGCGATTCTGCTTATCAATTGGCCGTGCAGTACAGCCAAGCCAACCGCCATGAAGAAGCACTGCAATTATTGCTGGATATTTTGCGTAAAGACATGGGCTTTGCCGATGGTGCTGCCAAGCAGACGTTCCTGGATATTGTAAAAAGTTTGGGTGCTGGCGACCCTGTTGCCACTCAATACCAGCGCAAGTTAATGACTATGATGTTTTAA
- a CDS encoding YqfO family protein, whose amino-acid sequence MYKLCVYIPESHLEAVKQALFSVGAGRIGDYDSCCWQVLGEGQFRPLDGSQPFIGQSGQVETVMEYRVEMVCADELVDAALNAMRAAHPYEEPAFDLWRLDDRCSSAGLNKAEAS is encoded by the coding sequence ATGTATAAGCTCTGTGTTTATATTCCCGAGTCTCACCTGGAAGCGGTAAAGCAAGCGCTATTTTCCGTGGGGGCTGGGCGTATTGGCGACTACGATAGTTGTTGTTGGCAAGTCCTGGGAGAGGGGCAGTTCAGGCCGCTGGATGGGAGTCAGCCATTTATTGGTCAGTCGGGACAGGTCGAGACTGTGATGGAATACCGTGTGGAGATGGTCTGTGCCGATGAGCTGGTGGATGCTGCTCTCAATGCAATGCGAGCAGCCCACCCCTATGAAGAACCGGCGTTTGACCTCTGGCGATTGGATGATCGCTGCAGTAGTGCCGGCTTAAATAAAGCAGAGGCCTCTTAA
- a CDS encoding DUF4124 domain-containing protein has product MKYFSMLGALLLVGIVLPMILPGPDGKPIMSPSDWLPQKPDISAIRETGERAMQSVRETTQESVSKIEELATSSGLVPQGDSTKQTSEVFTWKDKDGNWHFSDTVPEGLDSHVRIHRVKPLNTVTANDPIDLSSDSIVEDSSPAENKLPTHHTSVSKLLEDAKAIEQKSHERQKVLDSL; this is encoded by the coding sequence ATGAAATACTTCTCAATGCTCGGTGCTTTATTACTGGTAGGCATTGTCCTGCCAATGATTTTACCGGGCCCAGATGGCAAACCCATCATGTCACCCTCCGACTGGCTGCCACAAAAACCGGATATTTCAGCGATTCGCGAAACCGGTGAGCGAGCTATGCAAAGTGTGCGCGAAACCACCCAGGAATCGGTTTCAAAAATTGAAGAGCTGGCAACTTCCAGTGGGCTTGTGCCTCAAGGGGATTCTACCAAGCAAACATCTGAGGTTTTTACCTGGAAAGATAAAGATGGGAACTGGCACTTCTCAGACACCGTACCGGAGGGGTTGGATTCACACGTGCGTATTCACCGCGTCAAGCCTCTAAATACAGTCACCGCCAATGACCCTATTGACTTGAGTTCTGACTCGATCGTTGAAGACAGTAGCCCCGCCGAAAATAAACTGCCGACCCACCACACCAGCGTTTCAAAATTACTGGAAGATGCGAAAGCGATCGAGCAAAAAAGCCACGAACGACAAAAGGTACTCGATAGCCTTTAA
- a CDS encoding NUDIX hydrolase, with translation MKFCSQCGSNAVTLSIPKGDDRPRHTCGDCGAIYYINPRVIVGVLPYVDNKVMLCKRAIQPRLGLWTLPAGFMESGETSEEGALRESWEEARASIRVDDLYSIYDIPHINQVYMMYRGELTDMNFGPGPESLEVELFREDEIPWKEIAFPIMHRTLEHYFDDTRIGQYQLHRGVINRKL, from the coding sequence ATGAAATTTTGCAGCCAATGCGGCAGTAACGCCGTAACACTTTCCATTCCCAAGGGCGATGACCGCCCCCGCCACACCTGTGGCGATTGCGGCGCCATTTATTACATTAACCCCCGTGTTATTGTCGGGGTCCTCCCCTACGTCGACAATAAAGTAATGTTGTGCAAGCGCGCTATACAACCGCGCTTGGGGCTTTGGACCCTACCTGCCGGATTTATGGAGAGTGGTGAGACAAGTGAAGAAGGCGCCTTACGGGAATCTTGGGAAGAAGCCCGGGCCAGTATTCGTGTGGACGATCTCTACTCCATTTATGATATTCCTCACATCAATCAGGTTTATATGATGTACCGGGGGGAATTGACCGATATGAATTTCGGGCCCGGGCCAGAATCTCTTGAGGTGGAGCTATTTCGCGAAGATGAAATTCCCTGGAAAGAAATCGCGTTTCCTATCATGCACCGTACTCTGGAGCATTACTTCGATGACACGCGTATCGGCCAGTACCAGCTGCATCGTGGCGTCATCAATCGCAAGCTGTGA
- a CDS encoding efflux RND transporter periplasmic adaptor subunit — MLKYKGGIYPAMARFFLLGLALLVLCACGGKGEEEKAPPPPPVEVLVVREEPVIPRFEFVGRVEATDEYQVRPRVQGYIQSRNFTEGETVQKGQLLFEIDPRPFIAELANQRATLEQSQASLRVAERNFHRGRRLVATGAISQVQMDELEGNFEEAESQVDANRAKVQSAELDLSYTKVYAPLTGRIGRTEFPVGSLVGPSTDPLATIVKMDPIYVLFEVPEEQLYAVQVDSQRRQREGLSPTRLDVRIELPDGNYYPHKGKIVFIDNQIDPNTGSVAVRSLFPNPGQLLVQGQFARVSISVYTGNDALRPLVPQSAVMEDMQGRYVFVLGKDNIAEKRYLTLGQREGELWAVDRGLVAGESVIVNGLQRVVAGKPVTPQNTPRNPYDVEAPPAPPAEQSSSSAAKSGSTDSQGERELPVTDGEAAPASPESEGHDDDYK, encoded by the coding sequence ATGTTGAAGTATAAAGGCGGTATCTACCCTGCGATGGCGCGTTTTTTTCTGCTCGGACTAGCGCTCCTTGTCCTTTGCGCCTGTGGCGGTAAAGGCGAAGAGGAAAAGGCGCCACCTCCCCCGCCAGTAGAAGTACTGGTTGTTAGGGAGGAGCCTGTTATCCCCCGCTTTGAATTCGTCGGACGGGTAGAGGCAACTGATGAATATCAAGTCCGCCCACGAGTACAAGGGTATATCCAGAGCCGCAATTTTACCGAGGGGGAAACCGTCCAGAAAGGGCAGTTACTGTTTGAAATTGACCCGCGCCCTTTTATTGCCGAACTGGCGAATCAGCGCGCTACTCTGGAACAATCCCAAGCCTCCCTGAGAGTTGCTGAGCGGAACTTCCACCGTGGCCGCCGTTTGGTGGCCACTGGGGCTATCAGCCAGGTACAGATGGATGAGCTTGAAGGCAATTTTGAGGAAGCGGAATCCCAAGTCGATGCCAATCGCGCCAAAGTGCAAAGCGCTGAGCTGGATCTTTCTTATACCAAAGTTTACGCGCCACTCACTGGAAGAATCGGGCGTACAGAATTTCCAGTGGGTTCCCTGGTAGGGCCAAGCACCGATCCCCTGGCCACCATCGTAAAAATGGATCCCATTTATGTGCTCTTTGAAGTGCCAGAAGAGCAACTTTATGCGGTGCAGGTGGATTCCCAGAGGCGACAGCGAGAGGGTTTAAGTCCCACTCGCCTGGATGTCCGCATTGAGTTACCCGACGGCAATTACTACCCCCATAAGGGCAAAATCGTATTTATCGATAATCAGATCGATCCCAATACCGGATCGGTAGCGGTGCGCTCCCTGTTTCCCAATCCAGGCCAACTATTAGTACAGGGCCAGTTTGCCCGAGTTTCCATAAGCGTCTACACCGGCAATGACGCCCTGAGGCCGCTGGTACCCCAGTCAGCGGTCATGGAGGATATGCAGGGCCGTTACGTCTTTGTTTTGGGCAAAGATAATATTGCGGAGAAGCGCTACCTGACCTTGGGGCAGAGGGAAGGGGAGTTGTGGGCTGTAGATCGCGGGCTTGTCGCCGGTGAATCTGTAATCGTTAATGGTTTGCAGAGGGTTGTCGCAGGAAAGCCGGTGACGCCGCAAAACACCCCTAGAAACCCCTACGATGTTGAAGCACCACCAGCCCCTCCCGCCGAGCAAAGTAGTAGTTCTGCGGCGAAATCTGGCTCTACAGACAGTCAAGGGGAGAGAGAGCTACCGGTAACTGATGGGGAGGCGGCGCCAGCAAGCCCTGAATCTGAGGGGCATGACGATGACTACAAATAG